The Cynocephalus volans isolate mCynVol1 chromosome 17, mCynVol1.pri, whole genome shotgun sequence genomic interval catgctctatccagctgagctaaccaaccagccctgatGGTTAATATTATGtttcaacttgactgggctacaGAGTGCccaaatatttggtcaaatattattcggagtgtttctgtgaaggtgtttttggatgaaattaagATTTGACAGAGTGAAGCAGATTGCCCTCCTCAATGTGGTAGGCCTCGTCCAATCCATTGAAGGCCTGAACAGATCAGAAATGTTGATCAGCAAGTAAGGGGGACgtcctcctgcctgactgcctaAAGCTGGGATATCGgtctttcctgccttcagactgaAACCGAAACATCTGCTCGTCTTGTGTCATAGCCTGCTGGCCTTCAGACCGGAACTCACACCATCAGCTGTTCTGTGACTCCAGCTTGCCAACTCccctgcagatcttgggatttctcagcctccataactgaaAGTCCTTataacataatttcttttttttttttttttttttttttttttttttttaaagatgaccggtaaggggatctcaccccttggcttggtgttgtcagcaccacactcagccagtgagcaaaccggccatccctatataggatccgaacccgtggccttggtgttatcagcaccgcactctaccgagtgagccacgggccggccttaacATAATTTCTTATAACAAATCTGTTCATGTgtatatatctctctctctacacacaccaACACCCCCCagtggttttgtttctctggagaaccctttATAACATAGAAGATCTGAACTACACTGTTAAACAACTTGACCTCACTGAcattatagaacactccacccaacaacagcagaatacacattcttttcaagtgcacatggaacattcaccaagatagaccatgttCTGGGCCATAGTACAGGTCTCAATAAAAggatcaaaattattttaaaacatagtgGACAAAACAGAACATTGGGTAGAAGAGccagaggtaaaaaaaaaaaaaaattcctacaacACAAAGCAAAGACACTAGAAGATAGACTATATGAGTgaaaaattaagagagaaaagacaaggaTGTATGATATCTACTagaagttccagaaagagaatagaaaatcaGGGGCTGCAGTGTGAAAGTAAAGCAGTAAAAGAACAAGTTCCCATGTGTCTGTCACATaatgtttctaatgttttttgttgttgttggtaaacctaaattcttataaaaattgGGGAGTACTTGGAATCCACCCTGCCTTTTGGGAGCCCAAACAAAAGAAGTCTCAGCCTTTGATTTTCTGGGTCAAATTTTTCTTTGGCAACCTTTACTCGGCAGTAGATCTGTATGCGTGAACACGGAAAGGTGCTCGAGATATACTGTGAGATGAAAAACCCCAGGTTTCAGATGAAATGTGTGCATGGGGAAGTCGGAAACGCACAGCACGTCATTAAAGTGCCTCCACTTTAGGGAGTGGGCTTAGGGAGCACTGGAACACTTTCAATTTTTACTGTACTTTTGTTGTTAAATGGTTTACAATAAGCAcatataaacataacttttataacaagtctggagagaagaaaaaaagtgtttgaaaATTCGCTACTACTACTATTACCGCAGGGAGACACATTACGGTTCTCAGCCCAACAAAGGGACCGCTGCGCAGGCATCAGGAATGTGAATGCAGACATGTGGTTACTGAGATGGAAGATGCTCCTGCACACGGATGTGGCCCCACTTCTGGAAGGCCCCAGGGAATTTGGAGTTTGCGGCAGCTGAAAGCCATCCAGGGTCCTGTGCCTGGTTTCACACATTTTACTGAAATGAGAGCAGGTGCTGCAGGATCTACTGGAAACTGACCCTGGAGTCCTGCCATCTCCACCCCTCTGGCCCATACTgcaattctttcttctctctttgatGAAGTGGCCTCATTACATGACTTAATGGGGAATGTCAAGGTGGAAGCATACGGGAACCGCACGGTCTGGAAGACGACAGGGGAGATTCGAAATGGGAAGACTCGTCCCTTCTGTTCAGTGACACTAGACAGAGATGTGTGTTGCAGATCTTTCAAGATGGAACGAAAATCTTTACAGTTATTTCTGGGAAGGGGTGGCtgtgaataattttattatttatccaaataaatgagctaatatttaaaatgtagttaGGACAGATGGTTaagctgctttaaaaataatttgttatgttaaataaatcttttttctaattttcatacaATAAACATAGATAATAATAAGTAATTTATACAAAACTTCTGGCTCCATTAAAGTCAGCAGAAAAAGaggctttttgtgtttttttgaaaCCCAACAAGATTTGATGGCTAATGACCCAGGGCCCTGAGCCCAAGGAAAGAGATAGAAATGACCTCCACATGCTAAGTGCAAGCTTGGCTGAGCAGAAGGAAGGCATAGGATGTTCTGGGCAGGCCCAAGAGGTCTGGTTTAACAAGGACGGAATACACCCTTCTCAAACTGGACTCACACAGAGAGGTCATGACCTGATTTTCTGAGTCAAATCTTTATTTGACAAAGTTCCTTCCTGATAATGCAGCCACTGGAGAGGAGCAACCAGGTTCCAAGAACCCAGCCTCCAAAAGCATCTCCAGCCAGGAAATGAGGAGCCAAGAAGAGACCCCCAACCCCTGCTGCTTTAGTGTCACGAAGGAGGTGGCGTGGGGAGGGCTGACCACAGGGCTTCTGCCAGATGGTCCTGAgtctccacagcagcagcaggaactgGACCCGGAGGCTGGTGATACTGACAGCTCTGGGTATAGGCTGCTGTGAGCTGGACACGAAAGAGGGACCAGGAGGCCAAGGCTCCCAGTGACTGTGCTCCTGGATCCCGACTTCCCTAGGGCCTGGACTGTCAGGGGCCCCAGGCTCAGGCTCAGCTCAGAGCCAAAGGCCAGCTCCATTACCCCTGAAGTCCAAAGCTGGCCCAGCTAGGAGGGACAGCCACTCACACAAAAGGGATATCATCATCCCTCAAAATGCGCTGTGATTTGTTCCAAAGTCCTTCCTTTGGTTTCAGGGACATAGAACAAGGTGAAAAGGACACTGCAGATACAGAAGGCAGAGGAGAGACAGAAGGGTCAGTAAGGCCTGAGGACCTCCTGCAGAGAGAGTGGAAAGGCCACGCAGGGACGAGGGAAAATGGCAGGAGGCCCCCACGGGATCACGAGCTGAGGCCACCCCATCCCTGGGCGTGAACTCGAGCCCACCAGACCCACGGCAACAGTCATTCTGTCTCCATCCAGCTCTGGATGTCAGGAAGGTGGAGGACAGGCTAGTACACAGTCCTGCTGCCTGGCCTCAGAAGTGTCCACAGTATCAATGCTGTGTGAATGGGGGAACTGAGGCTCACAGCAATGAAGTGAATGCCCCAAGGTCAGAGAACCACTATCAACTGACACCTGGGCTCCCTCTCCTGGGTCCAACTCCAGGACCCACAGACCCACCTTCCTGGCCCACACAGGGTTGAGTATAAAGTCCTCACAGCACTTATCACTGCCTTGTGATCACATGTTTACTTCGCTCCTTCCCCAATGGACATGACCTCCTCTAGGCAGTAGGCACTTGGTGTTTGCAGCGGCTGAATGCCTCACACTTCATGGGCAAACTGCCGCAGTTAGACTGTTTCCTTTATAGCTCGGTCGGGCACATGGAGAAGCTTATGTACACAGGATGCTCCAGTGAGCCCAGAGTGCCAGACAGCCCTCTGAGCCATGGACAAACCCGTTCCTGGCCTCTGGTTGGTGGGCTCCCTCCCCAGGAGTGTGCAGATTTCACGTCCTGGACTTTGTAAGCAGATGCTGTTGCCAAAAGAGCCCATTTTTATAAGCAAAGAGCCATCAGCCTGATTCCTAGGGTCCATCTCTTGCCGTCTCTTCATTCACTCCTCAGATTCGTGACTCTTGTCAAATCATGGGTGGCTCTAATGCTGCcaatttggaaaaatgttttaaacagccCTTGGTTTTTCTATTCCAGGCTGAGAAGCAAGAAACTTCAGGGGAAAAAAGATGACCGAAAAAACACAGATAGAAGCTCATAGAGCTTACGCATTAGTATAACATGAAACAGCAGCCAGATCCAACTAACACAAGGTACTCAGCCTGGCTCTGTGAGGGAGACAGCGGAAGAGAGCAAGGGCTCAAGAGTCAAAGAACTCTCACTTTCAAAGCAGTGCACCttcctagcctcagtttccttgtttgaaAGGCAAGAATAAGGggcagcccatggctcactttggagagagtggtgctgataacacaaaggcctaGAAGAGATACAATAAAATGGAGTCAGCTGGATGAAAGCCACAGGTAAATTACCTTCTCACACATTAAAATTTTCATGAACAATGTCACATGTAATGTGACTACCTCCCAGCCCCTGTACTGGAGGGGCTCACAGTCAGGACAGAGTCCACCCAGATCTGAGATTTCACATGTCAGCTGCAAGATGCCCTGGATATCCCACCTGTTCCTTCTTCTTTAGAACTGTCAATTTCCACGCTCCCTGATAGGTGACTTGCCACGAGTTTATGATTTGGCTTTCCACCTAGCAAGTAGcttccctgagggcaggaactgtgGCTGGTTATCTTTGTCACTGCCCCCTCACCATGCTCAGCATGTAGAAGTACCCAATAAACCACGTTGACCAAATCCCTGATTGACTATTATATTGTTCTCTTGGGGAGGGGGGTGCAACTGGCGAGTACAGGGACGAGTtgcaaaccctggaccttggtgttatcagcaataTGCTCTAGCCAAGTGAATTAAGCAGCTAGCCCCAGATTGAGTAGTATATTAGGCCTATCTGGCTTCAATTTTAATACAGGAGACCCAAAGGGAGCAGGGAAGCTTGACTTCTGCCGGGAACAGTAGGCAGAGACCCTGACACCTGGAGAAAGGACCCAGTACCTTGATGGTCGCAAGACTCACGAGGCTGCAGGATTTAGGAAGCAGGGAAGTGAGGTGATTCGTATGGACAATCAACACCTGTGTGGAAAAGATTTGAGGAACTATCAGGTT includes:
- the LOC134365414 gene encoding E3 ubiquitin-protein ligase LRSAM1-like isoform X1; translation: MPLFFRKRKPRGESRKRLEYQMCLAKEAGADGILDISKCELSEIPFEAFVACKVLQKKVLIVHTNHLTSLLPKSCSLVSLATIKVLGPFSRCQGLCLLFPAEVKLPCSLWVSCIKIEAR